One window of Drosophila busckii strain San Diego stock center, stock number 13000-0081.31 chromosome 3L, ASM1175060v1, whole genome shotgun sequence genomic DNA carries:
- the LOC108600322 gene encoding GATA zinc finger domain-containing protein 10 isoform X4 produces the protein MSRLTEEMVIARSKQSDLGLIKKLNCWGSDLSDVSIIKRMHGVEVLALSVNKISTLAPFEDCSKLQELYLRKNNIQDINEIFYLQNLPALRYLWLEENPCCDVAGPNYRSLVLRALPNLKKLDNVEVTAEEVEAALRGAPQQAEEDVYEDAYQPQQQQQQQQQQQQLQRTPPPQNYPQHSPPPHQQQQQQQAAPQRRSSSPLKEEYYQSDRPAYPAHYRHSQTDLTEWEEHQQAPQVHHNPYGSQMHLHQQHQQQQQRRSAGPETERYAYRNGSARENGGDWEYEERPRTRRPEGRYSDSVSNVSASVMGHFAGYHRRPVNRNSNLLSATLCLVKELDYGSLEVLEHAVRCRIDELGTE, from the exons ATGTCGCGTCTAACGGAGGAAATGGTGATAGCGCGGAGCAAGCAATCGGATCTgggattaattaaaaaactcaaTTGCTG GGGCAGTGATCTCAGCGATGTAAGCATAATCAAACGCATGCATGGTGTGGAGGTCTTGGCGCTGAG cgtCAACAAGATCAGCACCTTGGCGCCCTTTGAAGACTGCAGTAAATTACAAGAGCTGTATTTACGCAAAAACAATATACAAGAtatcaatgaaatattttatttgcaaaacttGCCGGCATTGCGATATCTCTGGCTGGAGGAGAATCCATGCTGCGATGTAGCGGGACCAAA CTATCGTTCGCTGGTGTTGCGCGCCTTGCCCAATCTCAAGAAATTGGATAACGTCGAGGTTACCGCTGAGGAGGTGGAGGCAGCGCTGCGCGGTGCACCGCAGCAGGCGGAGGAGGATGTCTACGAGGATGCCTatcagccacagcagcaacagcaacagcagcagcagcagcaacaattgcaacgcACACCACCGCCACAAAATTATCCACAGCATTCACCACCgccacatcagcagcagcagcagcagcaggcggcgcCGCAGCGTCGCAGCTCGAGTCCACTCAAAGAG gAATACTATCAGTCGGATCGACCCGCCTATCCAGCGCATTATCGTCACAGTCAAACGGATCTGACGGAATGGGAGGAGCATCAGCAGGCGCCGCAAGTGCATCACAATCCCTATGGCagtcaaatgcatttgcatcaacagcaccagcagcagcagcagcgacgcagtGCGGGACCCGAAACGGAGCGTTATGCCTATAGAAATGGCAGTGCGCGTGAGAATGGCGGCGACTGGGAGTACGAGGAGCGACCTAGAACGAG ACGCCCCGAGGGTCGCTACAGCGATTCTGTAAGCAATGTTTCAGCCTCTGTTATGGGACATTTTGCTGGCTATCATAGACGGCCTGTAAATAGA aACTCCAATCTTTTGTCTGCCACTTTGTGCTTGGTCAAGGAGCTGGACTACGGCAGTCTGGAGGTGCTGGAGCACGCCGTGCGCTGTCGCATCGATGAACTGGGCACTGAATGA
- the LOC108599940 gene encoding DNA-directed RNA polymerase III subunit RPC5, with protein sequence MDEEEDVVVEEIPVFLSKNLQDQLYLFQYPTKTQLANHDNAEIVNCCVKPLTQEVKVDFGLNIESKFYDRFKGEQFAVAADGKNTYGLAPPPKGAERPTYKRGIMDKQAFTSTRSLTDVSKYVVGIYTDKEMHLSPLASIVQLRPALSHFDKEDKRRKAELKAQSEDIDDEEVAQQVTVKFARGTGAGATTKKNKEQRGTYDNFVQRIVDEPWCESYWHARNTPTAELERQKLFSTNLQSNQSLSLPPADYLAKLLPHNEHVQQVDAVQMQPVYNKAMLKTLPLQEQLRVVLRDAKMLSFADMIHILAEHIDPNVSADKVLALMPQVGILLHGNWVPKSEVLYPEKMLSHANGVSAEQMIRARDYVLYRFSRTMWLQRQRVMAATQLPPAETLDVLSTVARVNASKRWELLLPPDTEFEQRHAELVERQELHWRAMEESFSHMDWAKETKRVRKRSTRKSESQPSTSTSMPPPAQHQPAEA encoded by the exons atgGACGAAGAAGAAGACGTCGTGGTGGAGGAGATACCAGTATTTCTATCCAAGAATCTACAGGACCAGCTGTACCTCTTTCAGTATCCAACCAAAACACAGCTGGCAAACCATGACAATGCCGAGATTGTCAATTGCTGTGTAAAGCCTTTAACCCAGGAGGTTAAAGTGGACTTTGGGCTTAATATAGAGTCGAAGTTCTATGATCGCTTCAAGGGCGAACAATTTGCGGTGGCTGCCGATGGCAAGAATACATACGGCTTGGCGCCACCACCCAAGGGCGCGGAGCGCCCAACCTACAAACGTGGCATCATGGATAAGCAAGCGTTTACCAGCACACGCTCGTTGACAGATGTTTCCAAGTATGTAGTGGGCATATATACGGACAAGGAGATGCATTTATCGCCGCTGGCAAGCATAGTGCAGCTGCGTCCGGCGTTGAGCCATTTTGACAAGGAGGACAAACGCCGCAAGGCGGAACTCAAAGCGCAGTCCGAGGACATAGATGACGAGGAGGTGGCACAGCAGGTGACAGTTAAATTTGCACGTGGCACGGGCGCAGGCGCTACCACAAAGAAGAACAAAGAGCAACGTGGCACCTACGACAACTTTGTGCAACGTATTGTGGATGAGCCCTGGTGCGAGAGCTACTGGCATGCACGCAACACACCCACAGCGGAGCTTGAGCGACAGAAGCTGTTCAGCACAAATCTGCAATCTAATCAGTCACTATCGCTGCCTCCAGCTGATTATCTGGCCAAACTGCTGCCACACAATGAGCATGTGCAGCAGGTGGACGCAGTGCAGATGCAGCCGGTCTATAACAAAGCTATGCTCAAGACGCTGCCCTTGCAGGAGCAACTGCGCGTAGTCTTACGCGACGCCAAAATGCTGTCCTTTGCTGATATGATACACATACTCGCTGAGCACATAGACCCAAATGTTAGTGCGGACAAGGTGCTAGCGTTGATGCCACAGGTGGGCATCTTGTTGCATGGCAACTGGGTGCCCAAGTCAGAGGTGCTATATCCTGAAAAGATGCTCTCACATGCCAATGGCGTAAGCGCGGAGCAAATGATACGTGCCAGAGATTATGTA CTCTACAGATTCTCACGCACTATGTGGTTGCAACGCCAGCGCGTCATGGCCGCCACACAGTTGCCGCCTGCCGAAACTCTAGACGTGCTTAGCACTGTAGCGCGTGTGAATGCTTCCAAGCGTTgggaactgctgctgccacccgACACGGAATTCGAGCAGCGACATGCGGAGCTGGTGGAGCGACAGGAGCTGCATTGGCGTGCCATGGAAGAGTCATTTAGCCACATGGACTGGGCCAAGGAGACAAAGCGTGTGCGCAAGCGATCCACACGGAAAAGCGAATCACAACCCTCGACGTCTACGTCTATGCCCCCGCCTGCACAGCATCAGCCAGCGGAAGCGTAG
- the LOC108600322 gene encoding ras-interacting protein RIP3 isoform X1, whose translation MSRLTEEMVIARSKQSDLGLIKKLNCWGSDLSDVSIIKRMHGVEVLALSVNKISTLAPFEDCSKLQELYLRKNNIQDINEIFYLQNLPALRYLWLEENPCCDVAGPNYRSLVLRALPNLKKLDNVEVTAEEVEAALRGAPQQAEEDVYEDAYQPQQQQQQQQQQQQLQRTPPPQNYPQHSPPPHQQQQQQQAAPQRRSSSPLKESPRLAAPVTNSRDDNINININNNTNNANDTFNTQMQDSMPPTPTKEPQHQTSPQTTNTLTKEQQQQRTSYANQYDEPARPTSPQKYNTNNTLTKEQRTYSQQYDCSPGSDQECVSNLGFKEVRPTPLPPSISTHSMKEYYQSDRPAYPAHYRHSQTDLTEWEEHQQAPQVHHNPYGSQMHLHQQHQQQQQRRSAGPETERYAYRNGSARENGGDWEYEERPRTRRPEGRYSDSVSNVSASVMGHFAGYHRRPVNRNSNLLSATLCLVKELDYGSLEVLEHAVRCRIDELGTE comes from the exons ATGTCGCGTCTAACGGAGGAAATGGTGATAGCGCGGAGCAAGCAATCGGATCTgggattaattaaaaaactcaaTTGCTG GGGCAGTGATCTCAGCGATGTAAGCATAATCAAACGCATGCATGGTGTGGAGGTCTTGGCGCTGAG cgtCAACAAGATCAGCACCTTGGCGCCCTTTGAAGACTGCAGTAAATTACAAGAGCTGTATTTACGCAAAAACAATATACAAGAtatcaatgaaatattttatttgcaaaacttGCCGGCATTGCGATATCTCTGGCTGGAGGAGAATCCATGCTGCGATGTAGCGGGACCAAA CTATCGTTCGCTGGTGTTGCGCGCCTTGCCCAATCTCAAGAAATTGGATAACGTCGAGGTTACCGCTGAGGAGGTGGAGGCAGCGCTGCGCGGTGCACCGCAGCAGGCGGAGGAGGATGTCTACGAGGATGCCTatcagccacagcagcaacagcaacagcagcagcagcagcaacaattgcaacgcACACCACCGCCACAAAATTATCCACAGCATTCACCACCgccacatcagcagcagcagcagcagcaggcggcgcCGCAGCGTCGCAGCTCGAGTCCACTCAAAGAG TCGCCACGTTTAGCTGCGCCTGTCACTAACTCGCGCGACgataacattaacattaacattaacaataaCACTAATAATGCCAACGATACGTTCAATACACAAATGCAAGACTCCATGCCGCCAACGCCCACCAAG GAACCCCAGCACCAGACATCGCCTCAAACAACTAACACGCTAActaaagaacaacaacaacaacgcaccTCCTATGCTAATCAATATGAt GAACCTGCGCGACCTACATCACCCCAAAAATATAATACCAATAATACGCTAACCAAAGAGCAACGCACTTACTCCCAACAATACGAT TGCTCGCCGGGCTCTGATCAGGAGTGCGTATCTAATCTTGGCTTTAAAGAGGTGCGTCCCACGCCTCTGCCCCCCAGCATATCCACGCACTCTATGAAG gAATACTATCAGTCGGATCGACCCGCCTATCCAGCGCATTATCGTCACAGTCAAACGGATCTGACGGAATGGGAGGAGCATCAGCAGGCGCCGCAAGTGCATCACAATCCCTATGGCagtcaaatgcatttgcatcaacagcaccagcagcagcagcagcgacgcagtGCGGGACCCGAAACGGAGCGTTATGCCTATAGAAATGGCAGTGCGCGTGAGAATGGCGGCGACTGGGAGTACGAGGAGCGACCTAGAACGAG ACGCCCCGAGGGTCGCTACAGCGATTCTGTAAGCAATGTTTCAGCCTCTGTTATGGGACATTTTGCTGGCTATCATAGACGGCCTGTAAATAGA aACTCCAATCTTTTGTCTGCCACTTTGTGCTTGGTCAAGGAGCTGGACTACGGCAGTCTGGAGGTGCTGGAGCACGCCGTGCGCTGTCGCATCGATGAACTGGGCACTGAATGA
- the LOC108600322 gene encoding adenylate cyclase, terminal-differentiation specific isoform X2, producing MSRLTEEMVIARSKQSDLGLIKKLNCWGSDLSDVSIIKRMHGVEVLALSVNKISTLAPFEDCSKLQELYLRKNNIQDINEIFYLQNLPALRYLWLEENPCCDVAGPNYRSLVLRALPNLKKLDNVEVTAEEVEAALRGAPQQAEEDVYEDAYQPQQQQQQQQQQQQLQRTPPPQNYPQHSPPPHQQQQQQQAAPQRRSSSPLKEEPQHQTSPQTTNTLTKEQQQQRTSYANQYDEPARPTSPQKYNTNNTLTKEQRTYSQQYDCSPGSDQECVSNLGFKEVRPTPLPPSISTHSMKEYYQSDRPAYPAHYRHSQTDLTEWEEHQQAPQVHHNPYGSQMHLHQQHQQQQQRRSAGPETERYAYRNGSARENGGDWEYEERPRTRRPEGRYSDSVSNVSASVMGHFAGYHRRPVNRNSNLLSATLCLVKELDYGSLEVLEHAVRCRIDELGTE from the exons ATGTCGCGTCTAACGGAGGAAATGGTGATAGCGCGGAGCAAGCAATCGGATCTgggattaattaaaaaactcaaTTGCTG GGGCAGTGATCTCAGCGATGTAAGCATAATCAAACGCATGCATGGTGTGGAGGTCTTGGCGCTGAG cgtCAACAAGATCAGCACCTTGGCGCCCTTTGAAGACTGCAGTAAATTACAAGAGCTGTATTTACGCAAAAACAATATACAAGAtatcaatgaaatattttatttgcaaaacttGCCGGCATTGCGATATCTCTGGCTGGAGGAGAATCCATGCTGCGATGTAGCGGGACCAAA CTATCGTTCGCTGGTGTTGCGCGCCTTGCCCAATCTCAAGAAATTGGATAACGTCGAGGTTACCGCTGAGGAGGTGGAGGCAGCGCTGCGCGGTGCACCGCAGCAGGCGGAGGAGGATGTCTACGAGGATGCCTatcagccacagcagcaacagcaacagcagcagcagcagcaacaattgcaacgcACACCACCGCCACAAAATTATCCACAGCATTCACCACCgccacatcagcagcagcagcagcagcaggcggcgcCGCAGCGTCGCAGCTCGAGTCCACTCAAAGAG GAACCCCAGCACCAGACATCGCCTCAAACAACTAACACGCTAActaaagaacaacaacaacaacgcaccTCCTATGCTAATCAATATGAt GAACCTGCGCGACCTACATCACCCCAAAAATATAATACCAATAATACGCTAACCAAAGAGCAACGCACTTACTCCCAACAATACGAT TGCTCGCCGGGCTCTGATCAGGAGTGCGTATCTAATCTTGGCTTTAAAGAGGTGCGTCCCACGCCTCTGCCCCCCAGCATATCCACGCACTCTATGAAG gAATACTATCAGTCGGATCGACCCGCCTATCCAGCGCATTATCGTCACAGTCAAACGGATCTGACGGAATGGGAGGAGCATCAGCAGGCGCCGCAAGTGCATCACAATCCCTATGGCagtcaaatgcatttgcatcaacagcaccagcagcagcagcagcgacgcagtGCGGGACCCGAAACGGAGCGTTATGCCTATAGAAATGGCAGTGCGCGTGAGAATGGCGGCGACTGGGAGTACGAGGAGCGACCTAGAACGAG ACGCCCCGAGGGTCGCTACAGCGATTCTGTAAGCAATGTTTCAGCCTCTGTTATGGGACATTTTGCTGGCTATCATAGACGGCCTGTAAATAGA aACTCCAATCTTTTGTCTGCCACTTTGTGCTTGGTCAAGGAGCTGGACTACGGCAGTCTGGAGGTGCTGGAGCACGCCGTGCGCTGTCGCATCGATGAACTGGGCACTGAATGA
- the LOC108600413 gene encoding uncharacterized protein LOC108600413 has translation MLRLLLVTLVLCCASTRSAVTSHSRVARLELPSPATLMSSSVVQNWSLVCQELCGARLGVAPCAKYCATPAQADATADALATSRLNTVFNLNKCEQLHGKQTDSECNDAIKVDLNESLGDRLCSSYCQQCRRTLSGCSPCQYSDVLSEVSLEQSKASHGSRAAPASAAEYASDADTPDWNELCKSLCKTGDGGSLCNCDLSPFFS, from the exons ATGTTGCGTTTGCTATTGGTCACACTTGTGCTTTGTTGTGCGTCGACTCGCAGCGCTGTGACGTCACATTCGAGGGTTGCTCGCCTTGAGCTGCCGTCGCCAGCCACATTGATGTCCAGCAGCGTAGTTCAGAATTGGAGTTTGGTGTGTCAAGAGCTCTGCGG tGCTCGCCTAGGCGTTGCGCCCTGTGCCAAATACTGCGCAACGCCTGCCCAGGCGGATGCGACTGCAGATGCGCTGGCAACGAGCAGACTGAatacagtttttaatttaaataaatgcgagCAACTGCATGGAAAGCAAACGG ACTCCGAGTGCAACGATGCGATTAAAGTGGATCTAAACGAATCCCTTGGTGATCGACTCTGCTCGAGCTATTGCCAACAGTGTCGACGCACGCTCTCCGGCTGCAGTCCATGTCAGTACTCGGATGTTTTGAGTGAGGTCAGCTTAGAGCAGAGCAAAGCTTCACACGGTTCCAGGGctgctccagcttcagctgctgagTACGCTAGCGATGCGGATACGCCGGATTGGAACGAACTGTGCAAGTCGCTCTGCAAAACTGGCGATGGCGGGTCTTTGTGCAACTGTGATTTATCGCCATTTTTCAGTTAG
- the LOC108600322 gene encoding putative mediator of RNA polymerase II transcription subunit 12 isoform X3: protein MSRLTEEMVIARSKQSDLGLIKKLNCWGSDLSDVSIIKRMHGVEVLALSVNKISTLAPFEDCSKLQELYLRKNNIQDINEIFYLQNLPALRYLWLEENPCCDVAGPNYRSLVLRALPNLKKLDNVEVTAEEVEAALRGAPQQAEEDVYEDAYQPQQQQQQQQQQQQLQRTPPPQNYPQHSPPPHQQQQQQQAAPQRRSSSPLKEEPARPTSPQKYNTNNTLTKEQRTYSQQYDCSPGSDQECVSNLGFKEVRPTPLPPSISTHSMKEYYQSDRPAYPAHYRHSQTDLTEWEEHQQAPQVHHNPYGSQMHLHQQHQQQQQRRSAGPETERYAYRNGSARENGGDWEYEERPRTRRPEGRYSDSVSNVSASVMGHFAGYHRRPVNRNSNLLSATLCLVKELDYGSLEVLEHAVRCRIDELGTE, encoded by the exons ATGTCGCGTCTAACGGAGGAAATGGTGATAGCGCGGAGCAAGCAATCGGATCTgggattaattaaaaaactcaaTTGCTG GGGCAGTGATCTCAGCGATGTAAGCATAATCAAACGCATGCATGGTGTGGAGGTCTTGGCGCTGAG cgtCAACAAGATCAGCACCTTGGCGCCCTTTGAAGACTGCAGTAAATTACAAGAGCTGTATTTACGCAAAAACAATATACAAGAtatcaatgaaatattttatttgcaaaacttGCCGGCATTGCGATATCTCTGGCTGGAGGAGAATCCATGCTGCGATGTAGCGGGACCAAA CTATCGTTCGCTGGTGTTGCGCGCCTTGCCCAATCTCAAGAAATTGGATAACGTCGAGGTTACCGCTGAGGAGGTGGAGGCAGCGCTGCGCGGTGCACCGCAGCAGGCGGAGGAGGATGTCTACGAGGATGCCTatcagccacagcagcaacagcaacagcagcagcagcagcaacaattgcaacgcACACCACCGCCACAAAATTATCCACAGCATTCACCACCgccacatcagcagcagcagcagcagcaggcggcgcCGCAGCGTCGCAGCTCGAGTCCACTCAAAGAG GAACCTGCGCGACCTACATCACCCCAAAAATATAATACCAATAATACGCTAACCAAAGAGCAACGCACTTACTCCCAACAATACGAT TGCTCGCCGGGCTCTGATCAGGAGTGCGTATCTAATCTTGGCTTTAAAGAGGTGCGTCCCACGCCTCTGCCCCCCAGCATATCCACGCACTCTATGAAG gAATACTATCAGTCGGATCGACCCGCCTATCCAGCGCATTATCGTCACAGTCAAACGGATCTGACGGAATGGGAGGAGCATCAGCAGGCGCCGCAAGTGCATCACAATCCCTATGGCagtcaaatgcatttgcatcaacagcaccagcagcagcagcagcgacgcagtGCGGGACCCGAAACGGAGCGTTATGCCTATAGAAATGGCAGTGCGCGTGAGAATGGCGGCGACTGGGAGTACGAGGAGCGACCTAGAACGAG ACGCCCCGAGGGTCGCTACAGCGATTCTGTAAGCAATGTTTCAGCCTCTGTTATGGGACATTTTGCTGGCTATCATAGACGGCCTGTAAATAGA aACTCCAATCTTTTGTCTGCCACTTTGTGCTTGGTCAAGGAGCTGGACTACGGCAGTCTGGAGGTGCTGGAGCACGCCGTGCGCTGTCGCATCGATGAACTGGGCACTGAATGA
- the LOC108600321 gene encoding LOW QUALITY PROTEIN: unc-112-related protein (The sequence of the model RefSeq protein was modified relative to this genomic sequence to represent the inferred CDS: inserted 2 bases in 1 codon; deleted 5 bases in 4 codons), which translates to MIHVGENTWNLRILITDLQVEKTLRVRGDQHIGGVMLQLVDPEMPKDWSDHALWWPAKNTWLTRTRSTLDQAGVQADSFLHFTPMHKTLRVQLPDLRYLDYRVKLRLKHFGAVVHLCKDLDIRYPEELSLCKPIEQEHLKKNFSKVXHKKMIPVAEANGTTYLQPAADTNSFVPISNAYHSNGSLDRTQGNGNGLLCAPASPYGTTPRRAATAPGTPISSPTGTWKHNSSNGYGYGYDSNSSFGDFQENLAVSPRSPSADVRARLLRPKSLVQKARLNVGWLDSSLSIMEQGVREYDTLCLRFKYFTFFDLNPKYDQVRINQLYEQAKWAILNEELDCTEEETLMFAGLQFQVNYQTDMQPAGLDSSPSKNSHENGADDDIDSALNELQITLEGPGGGNDSGNITRIPELSDYLRFLKPQLFTLKGFKRYYFTYKDLHLHLFKSQEYSRRAAPSISINLTRLRGDSQMCSWPKGKFGIRLEVPPQGRNGPNSEFWVRCENMEQYAKWMAACRLAAKGRSLADSSYESEVQSIRSLLQIQKPQAQAAPLNINPRSVDAQDYLSVKMQRKLASKAVQRILEAHANVRQLALMEAKLKYIQAWQSLPDFGVTLFVIKFDGHKKEELLGVAHNRIMRMDLNTGDHIKTWRYNTMKAWNVNWGIKCMMIQFHDENVVFSCLSADCKVVHEFIGGYIFMSMRSKENNQTLNEEMFHKLTGGWS; encoded by the exons aTGATTCATGTAGGCGAGAACACCTGGAATCTGCGCATCCTGATCACAGATCTGCAAGTGGAGAAGACGCTGCGAGTGCGCGGCGATCAGCATATCGGCGGTGTAATGCTGCAGCTGGTCGATCCCGAAATGCCCAAGGATTGGTCGGATCATGCGCTCTGGTGGCCCGCCAAAAACACTTGGCTAACGCGCACGCGCTCCACGTTGGATCAGGCAGGCGTGCAAGCTGATTCATTTCTACATTTTACGCCCATGCACAAGACGCTGCGTGTGCAGCTGCCGGACTTGCGCTATTTGGATTATCGCGTTAAACTT CGATTAAAACATTTCGGCGCAGTCGTGCACCTATGCAAAGATCTGGACATACGCTATCCGGAGGAACTATCGCTCTGCAAGCCCATT GAACAGGAGCATCTGAAGAAGAACTTCTCCAAGGT CCACAAAAAAATGATACCCGTAGCGGAGGCCAATGGCACCACCTATCTTCAGCCTGCGGCAGACACCAATAGCTTTGTGCCCATCAGCAATGCTTACCACAGCAACGGCAGTCTGGATCGCACAcagggcaatggcaatggacTGCTCTGCGCGCCTGCATCGCCCTATGGAACAACGCCGCGACGCGCTGCCACTGCGCCTGGCACGCCCATAAGCTCGCCTACAGGCACTTGGAAGCATAACTCTAGcaatggctatggctatggctacgATTCCAACTCCAGCTTTGGTGATTTTCAAGAGAATCTAGCGGTCTCGCCACGTTCACCCAGCGCCGATGTGCGCGCTCGTCTGTTGCGTCCCAAGTCTTTGGTGCAGAAGGCGCGCCTTAACGTCGGCTGGCTGGACTCTTCGCTGTCCATCATGGAGCAGGGCGTGCGCGAGTATGATACGCTCTGCCTGCGCTTCAAATACTTTACGTTCTTCGATCTGAATCCCAAGTATGATCAGGTGCGCATTAATCAGCTGTACGAGCAGGCCAAGTGGGCCATATTGAATGAGGAGCTCGACTGCACGGAGGAGGAGACTTTGATGTTTGCTGGACTGCAGTTTCAGGTGAACTATCAAACGGACATGCAGCCAGCTGGCTTGGACTCCAGCCCCAGCAAGAATAGTCATGAGAATGGCGCAGATGATGACATCGATTCGGCTCTGAATGAGCTGCAGATTACACTGGAGGGTCCAGGCGGCGGCAACGATTCGGGCAACATAACACGCATACCCGAACTCTCGGACTACTTGCGCTTCCTCAAGCCACAGCTGTTTACGCTCAAGGGCTTCAAGCGTTACTACTTCACCTACAAGgatctgcatttgcatttgtttaaatcacAAGAG TATTCACGACGTGCTGCACCCAGCATTAGCATTAATCTTACGCGGCTGCGAGGTGACTCCCAGATGTGCAGCTGGCCCAAGGGCAAGTTTGGCATACGCCTGGAGGTGCCACCACAGGGACGCAATGGTCCCAATAGCGAGTTCTGGGTGCGTTGCGAA AACATGGAGCAGTATGCCAAGTGGATGGCTGCCTGTCGTCTGGCGGCCAAGGGACGCTCGCTGGCCGACAGCAGCTACGAGAGCGAAGTGCAGAGCATACGGTCCctgctgcaaatacaaaaacccCAAGCGCAGGCTGCACCACTCAACATCAATCCACGCAGTGTGGATGCCCAGGACTATTTGTCCGTCAAGATGCAACGCAAGCTGGCCAGCAAAGCTGTGCAACGCATTCTGGAGGCGCATGCCAATGTGCGTCAGCTGGCGCTAATGGAGGCCAAGCTGAAGTATATACAAGCCTGGCAATCCCTGCCAGACTTTGGCGTCACGCTGTTCGTTATCAAGTTCGATGGTCATAAAAAGGAGgagctgctgggcgtggcacataATCGCATCATGCGCATGGATCTGAATACAGGCGATCATATCAAGACCTGGCGTTACAACACCATGAAGGCCTGGAATGTCAATTGGGGCATTAAGTGCATGATGATTCAGTTTCATGATGAGAACGTTGTGTTCTCTTGCCTCTCGGCCGATTGCAAGGTGGTGCATGAGTTTATCGGCGGCTATATATTCATGTCTATGCGTTCCAAGGAAAACAATCAGACACTCAACGAGGAAATGTTTCACAAATTGACAGGCGGCTGGTCATAA
- the LOC108600322 gene encoding adenylate cyclase, terminal-differentiation specific isoform X5, with the protein MSRLTEEMVIARSKQSDLGLIKKLNCWGSDLSDVSIIKRMHGVEVLALSVNKISTLAPFEDCSKLQELYLRKNNIQDINEIFYLQNLPALRYLWLEENPCCDVAGPNYRSLVLRALPNLKKLDNVEVTAEEVEAALRGAPQQAEEDVYEDAYQPQQQQQQQQQQQQLQRTPPPQNYPQHSPPPHQQQQQQQAAPQRRSSSPLKESDRPAYPAHYRHSQTDLTEWEEHQQAPQVHHNPYGSQMHLHQQHQQQQQRRSAGPETERYAYRNGSARENGGDWEYEERPRTRRPEGRYSDSVSNVSASVMGHFAGYHRRPVNRNSNLLSATLCLVKELDYGSLEVLEHAVRCRIDELGTE; encoded by the exons ATGTCGCGTCTAACGGAGGAAATGGTGATAGCGCGGAGCAAGCAATCGGATCTgggattaattaaaaaactcaaTTGCTG GGGCAGTGATCTCAGCGATGTAAGCATAATCAAACGCATGCATGGTGTGGAGGTCTTGGCGCTGAG cgtCAACAAGATCAGCACCTTGGCGCCCTTTGAAGACTGCAGTAAATTACAAGAGCTGTATTTACGCAAAAACAATATACAAGAtatcaatgaaatattttatttgcaaaacttGCCGGCATTGCGATATCTCTGGCTGGAGGAGAATCCATGCTGCGATGTAGCGGGACCAAA CTATCGTTCGCTGGTGTTGCGCGCCTTGCCCAATCTCAAGAAATTGGATAACGTCGAGGTTACCGCTGAGGAGGTGGAGGCAGCGCTGCGCGGTGCACCGCAGCAGGCGGAGGAGGATGTCTACGAGGATGCCTatcagccacagcagcaacagcaacagcagcagcagcagcaacaattgcaacgcACACCACCGCCACAAAATTATCCACAGCATTCACCACCgccacatcagcagcagcagcagcagcaggcggcgcCGCAGCGTCGCAGCTCGAGTCCACTCAAAGAG TCGGATCGACCCGCCTATCCAGCGCATTATCGTCACAGTCAAACGGATCTGACGGAATGGGAGGAGCATCAGCAGGCGCCGCAAGTGCATCACAATCCCTATGGCagtcaaatgcatttgcatcaacagcaccagcagcagcagcagcgacgcagtGCGGGACCCGAAACGGAGCGTTATGCCTATAGAAATGGCAGTGCGCGTGAGAATGGCGGCGACTGGGAGTACGAGGAGCGACCTAGAACGAG ACGCCCCGAGGGTCGCTACAGCGATTCTGTAAGCAATGTTTCAGCCTCTGTTATGGGACATTTTGCTGGCTATCATAGACGGCCTGTAAATAGA aACTCCAATCTTTTGTCTGCCACTTTGTGCTTGGTCAAGGAGCTGGACTACGGCAGTCTGGAGGTGCTGGAGCACGCCGTGCGCTGTCGCATCGATGAACTGGGCACTGAATGA